The following coding sequences lie in one Capnocytophaga stomatis genomic window:
- a CDS encoding IS5 family transposase — MSKDIIKKWIISHLSIGKRGFKTKFDLSLIFLLIVKRLKTGCQWRELPVEVYFKDQKISYQTVYYYFNKWSKDGSFKRIWLNLLLENRRKLDLSSVQLDGSHTRCRMGGQSVGYQLRKKSKTTNSIFLCDNLGQILAMGSPKSGNHHDLNNIDFVLKEILNLLEEAKIEHKGLFVNADAGFDSRDLKSFLQEKEIIPNIKQNPRNGQNENIYFDEELYKNRFKIERSFAWLDGFKGLIIRYETLNTTWMAMLYLGIILTFIRKV, encoded by the coding sequence TTGAGCAAAGATATAATAAAAAAATGGATTATTTCCCATTTGAGTATTGGAAAAAGAGGATTTAAAACAAAATTTGATTTATCATTAATTTTTCTTCTGATAGTCAAACGATTAAAAACAGGTTGCCAGTGGAGGGAACTTCCGGTAGAAGTGTATTTTAAAGACCAAAAAATAAGCTATCAAACAGTCTATTATTATTTCAATAAATGGAGTAAAGATGGTAGTTTTAAGCGAATTTGGCTTAATTTGTTGCTTGAGAATCGGAGAAAATTAGATTTATCAAGCGTCCAACTTGATGGTAGTCATACTCGATGTCGAATGGGAGGACAATCTGTTGGTTATCAGTTAAGAAAAAAGTCAAAGACCACGAATTCTATCTTTCTGTGTGATAATTTGGGGCAAATTTTAGCAATGGGTAGTCCAAAATCCGGTAATCATCACGATTTGAATAATATAGACTTTGTTTTAAAAGAGATTTTGAATCTTTTGGAGGAAGCGAAAATAGAGCATAAAGGCTTGTTTGTCAATGCAGATGCAGGTTTTGATAGCCGAGACTTAAAAAGTTTTTTACAGGAAAAAGAAATAATACCTAATATCAAACAAAATCCCAGAAATGGACAAAATGAAAATATTTATTTTGACGAAGAATTATATAAAAATCGGTTTAAAATAGAGAGAAGTTTTGCGTGGCTTGATGGTTTTAAAGGATTGATTATAAGATATGAAACCCTAAATACAACTTGGATGGCTATGTTGTATCTAGGGATTATACTAACATTTATTCGAAAAGTTTAA